One window of Cydia strobilella chromosome 10, ilCydStro3.1, whole genome shotgun sequence genomic DNA carries:
- the LOC134745018 gene encoding uncharacterized protein LOC134745018 produces MDSRSRSRSRSPVRWDNTRLERRGRSSSSRRRSRERTPRRWAPWRPRQSVDREPPAALDEPGRINPNYYGVMVKPDIIPEFDPEKSELPAQQWLNKIEQLGAIHGWSDSVKSYYMQSRLSGLAKMWHNALRSYEMTWLEWKERILEAFPQNLDYAEALKEMINRKKSFSETMTHYFYSKCSLLTKCEITGDKAVSCLIEGLPFHLRTSARAGNYRTPGELYSQFLCMNDDKKGPPSRQYPTRGRDFNAPSTSKEVTAGEQKPTSSSNKPSVTCFLCKEAGHVVRSCPKNPNAVKCDICGKTNHKTEQCFRKASVNLVDSQSRKVVRMDECQ; encoded by the exons ATGGATTCACGTAGCAGGAGCAGGTCCCGTAGTCCAGTGCGGTGGGACAACACGCGACTGGAACGACGAGGACGCAGCAGCAGTAGCCGCAGGCGCAGCCGTGAGCGTACACCGAGGCGTTGGGCTCCTTGGCGGCCGCGACAATCTGTGGATCGTGAGCCGCCTGCTGCGCTGGATGAACCTGGTAGGATCAATCCAAATTATTATGGTGTAATGGTGAAACCTGACATTATCCCGGAGTTCGATCCTGAAAAGTCGGAGCTACCAGCGCAACAATGGCTCAACAAAATTGAACAACTGGGCGCCATTCACGGTTGGTCTGATAGTGTTAAAAGCTATTATATGCAGTCACGCCTGTCGGGCTTAGCAAAAATGTGGCATAATGCTTTACGGAGTTACGAAATGACATGGCTTGAATGGAAGGAGCGGATTCTTGAGGCTTTCCCTCAAAACTTGGACTATGCTGAGGCTCTTAAGGAAATGATCAATAGAAAGAAATCATTTAGTGAAACAATGACACACTATTTTTACTCTAAATGCAGCTTGTTAACGAAATGCGAAATCACTGGTGATAAGGCTGTGTCTTGTTTGATTGAAGGGCTACCATTTCACTTAAGAACCTCAGCTAGAGCAGGTAACTACAGAACCCCTGGTGAGTTATATTCTCAGTTCTTGTGTATGAACGATGACAAAAAGGGACCTCCAAGCCGACAATATCCAACACGTGGCAGAGATTTTAACGCTCCTAGTACGTCGAAGGAAGTGACCGCAGGAGAACAGAAGCCTACATCATCATCAAACAAACCATCTGTAACCTGTTTCTTATGCAAGGAAGCAGGTCACGTCGTGCGGTCCTGTCCGAAGAATCCCAACGCTGTTAAATGTGACATCTGTGGGAAGACGAACCACAAGACGGAGCAGTGTTTCCGGAAGGCTTCGGTGAATCTTGTTGATTCTCAG AGTCGCAAAGTCGTCAGGATGGACGAGTGTCAATAA